The region ataaccgctggtccttaagagtaacggagtggattccaataaaTAGCAAgggtagcagagggcggcagaagtttagggtggcggatgagattaggaggtctgcaggcatagggtgggcgcagctggcaaaggacagggttaattggagagacatgggagaggcctttgccctgcagttggcattgtaaggctgataatgatgatgttgatCTACAGTGGCACTAAAATATTACCACTTGCAAATGATTAAAAGAATGAGCCTTAGAATTGCCTCAGCCGCTCCGACTTGTAGTTGCAACCCAAGTCCTCCCAATAAAAAAAGCTCTCCAGTTCATATACCAAGAATTGAAACTGGAGAAAAGCGCTTTCTTACTACTAGTGAATGCATACCGCAGCTGTCAGAAAACACCCTCTGTAGCACCGCGTAGTCGAACTCCTGTAGACCTGACGTATTCCTCAGAATGTCATTTGACGAACGACACCCATCTTTATTATTCTTCCAGGACGCCCTACCGGCAAAAATAAAGGGAATCTACGTCGTCAATACTCCCGCCATCGCCGAGGTCGCAATTTCCTTTCTGCAGTTCTTTCTCCCATCAAAACTGAAAAGCAGGGTAAGAAAAAAGAAGAGCGGCCTTTGGCAATTTGTCTAGCTGGACTAAGCGAGCGCCTGTGAAAAGCTTTAATCTTCAACACGCATTGAAACATATCTTCAGTTTAGTGAAGTGGCGAGTTTATAAATCTTCAAGATTCACTGATCTGATATTCGAAGCATTTGATGGTTACTCATATTTTTATAACTTGTGGTTTCCCGATGCTGTGAAAGAGATTTCTTTGCAGCAATGTGATTTAGAGTGGACGTTATGACGGAAAGTCTCGAGGCACACATCTGAAGTGAATGCTGTAAATCAATTTCCGCACATGTCTTTTGCACTCAGCAGCTGTAATTGAGTACTTGAAGAGCGAGTATTTTTCAGGCCAAATGTTGAGCCGTAATAAagcggtttttttttaaatttcattaaTTCGAGTCTCTGCTCCGACTGTTTAAGGGAACGAAAGGGAAGCAATGATGACCGAATGTTGAAGAGCCGCCTAATTGGATACCTTTTTGGTCGGTGACTTAACACCAGGACTTTGGGGCTGGAAAAGCTGGGAATCGATGGAATAAGCGCCGCCATAAATGTCAAGGGGGTTCTTAACCCAAATGACATTTATGTCTTTTTGTGATCTCTTGCAGCTGCACTTCACTGGTGGCGACTTGTCGGAATTGCACGGCGTCATACCTTCAGAACTGATACCAAAGAACTGCTGCGGAACGCAAGAAGACTTCGACTTCCACAGACAAGAGAATTCCTTCCTCGAGAAAGCTGGTCACTTCGATAACATGCGACAGTGTGGTTACTCAAGGAAGTGAACTACGGACATTTTGCGTATCTTCAAGGAGTGACTCCCCGTCAAACAGCGGGTTGTTTGCTTGTGCAGACATTCTTTCGCACTAGCAGCGGACGATACATCGCTTACGACCTGCGCCCTGCGGCTCCACGAGGGGCGCAATGTTTTAAAGGCGCACCGTGTGGGGAAGAGTAGCACGCACGGACTACAGGCTGTGGAGGAGAGAACGCCCCAGTGTATATAGTGTACATATAGAGAAAAAGCGCTGTGCAATTTAATAAAGCGCTTACGTTCATTCTGTACCACTGTCTGTCTGCAGAACAAGATTATGGTTAGTAGCGAGGTGCTTCCTGCTGAAACCTTTAAAGCGCCCTTATCTTAGCCACGTGGTCATTTATCACAAAGCTCCGGCATCGCTTCCCTCAGTCAATGTGGTCTATCGTGAACAGATGGGCCCCTACCTTATCATATAGCATTAACTGTGGCCCAGGCCCCAATTGCTGCTACCTCCAACGGCTAACCTTAAGGGTCTCGGGGGACAACGCCATCGAAATTTTAAGATACAATTAAAGAAAAACAGCTCGAAGCAGTAACGTATGGCCCGCGGTTTGGCTCATGGGCCCactaagcaataaaaaaaaaactccaagtGAAATCACAATTCTGGTTTTTAGCTCTATTCAACAAATCGCAGAAATTAAATTCTCGCGCATATAATTTCGTCTTGTGACAAGGATTTGGTTTAGGTAACCAGACAAACTTCAACCACAGTCTATTTAGTTGTCGCGGAGGAGAAACAGTGTGTGGCTGTGATAGACTGAGGCGGATCTTCACTACAGACTTAAGTTGTGTTCTACTGTGTTAAATAATGATCGTACGGCTCCTCCTGGCTGCGTTCATGTTTCTTCGGCAGCAAGGGTAAAACCTTTatcgatgaaaaaaaaacgagctaAAAATGGAACATCACTCTTTCGCCACAGTATTCAAACACGCGACTTAATGATCGAAACTAGATCCGTGATTACCTTTTCTTAATGAATGATTGTCtagcctagcctcagggatccgtaACGGAAAGAAATGTGGTGACGTCATCGCAGTTTTGCTTGCGCGAATAACCAGTGGCAGCGATACCTCTATTTCATTTGTTCTCCTTTTCCAGCTTATAAAGAATCAGTTTTCAATGAAAGGGGCCTGCTTTTTGAAAAGATCCACGTAACCTGacaatacaggccaacttcaaacTGTGCTCAGTGTGACTTTAAAGCCAGCTGTGGCCTTTGTATTCACGCCTGAACAGGATGGTTAATGCGCGTTCAAGCAGGTTAACACTAATTTTTAGCTCGATTTCGGAGGACACTTCTGGCAGTCGTAGaactgctttttgttttttctttgtaaaTAAATGCAGCCAGAAGAAAATAACCAAACAGAAATAATCCATAGGACACTGTACACATATCAGGAGCAGCATGCGTAAAGCCAAGGCGGCGATGAGATGCGTATTCAGCGGTAATGTCCCCTGaaatttcattatttttttgctttctcatCAACCGTGAGCCCTTGAGCCTTTTTTTAAAGCTGTCATATTAGTTATTGTGCAGTTACACAATGTAGGAAATtgttgtgtcccctgtgctgtgtccccttctttcgttctgttctgtgtcaccagtgttcttttctaacggccacttgcccctcttcgcgcgccgtcgcgagatgccccccacggcgggcccccgcgccctcttgttctgggaagccactccctcgtgtggacgccgcgccgtcccctctgtccttcgggcGGCAGTTCCTCCTCCTGCGACTACGAACGGGCTGCTCATGGACACAGGCCCGGCTACACCGACACGGCAGTGCCCCGTCCCCGGCCTGCTCCTTCTGTGGGGCAGACGAGACTCTGGGCCACCTCCTCTGTGCCTGCCCGAACCTAGAGGCAGCCCGGCGTGACATGACTGCAGGGTACCGCAACCTAGGGCTGCCTTCCTACTCGGACCAGAACCTGCTGCACCCAGAGCGCAGCCAGACTGGGGCCTtccgactgctgctggaattcctgCAATCTACGGGATTAGCCACTCGGCTATAAGCCTGGCTCGCATCCCGTGATCCAGAACATGGCCCATATTTCCTGGAAACCCCCAGCAGCCGGCGCAGCTGAAGACTTTGGCGGCAGCTTGTTCACCACCTCGACACCTGCAGTGCTGCCCTGGACGGGAGTGCGGCTCCCCTGATGCCCTCCTCGCGCGCACTGGTGCGTGCGGGGTCCCGACGCGCCGTCTCCCATGGCGGTATCCAGCGTTTtctccccctgctgctgtcctgacgcaGCCCCCGGCGGTACGACCAGGCCCGCATCCCGTGACCCTGGACACGGCCGCCGGTCCCTTGCGCGCCAGCCCGCTGGCGCCCCAGCTGTAACCACAGCTTCTGCGCGACGCCGGAAACGGCGGTTTTCCtcagcgcaccccgccgcgctgctaccctgcAGCAGTTTAGCCCGCGGTCCTCATCGGCCGCCACGtggtggcctcctgcagccaACCCGGCTGAGCTGTAGTCATCGCCCACCTCCGCCCAGCCTTTCGACCGGTCCGGGGTAATGGGCTGCTtgcctcctgcaagcccccgacgtgcacgcgccactcccagtgcgtgccgttcaccctcccctccccagttgtggctgctgatgctgctgcggggacctgccttcctggacaccacggaccaccagcgcgcgttgcaagcggacatcaccctccccacatcccctttccccatccccgctccaagctgtgcccccgcgatatgggtggcagaaatcgagcacattcccccccacgtagccacaagaagaagGCAGTTCGGCTTACGCCTCGGTCGACGCTGGGCGCACCCTCTTTTGtagtaaataaacagtgtgaaattatcgcgtgtcttttgctgcattgacaacaACGACCAGACACGACAGTGGCGACGAGAAAGTGGATTCGACCCGCGCTACGCAACGCTATTGACAAGCCATGGCTACGCGAGGGTTTCCCAACCAAATACAAGAATTCAACGGCTCATCGTGGGTTGGACGCCTCCAGTTCTACTTTGAAGCTAACAACATCACAGACCCGGCCTTGAAGAGGGCCAACCTGCTGACgctgtgcggggagcagacctacGACACTGTCTGCGCCCTAATTCAGCCAAGCACACCAGCGGCAGTGACTTACGACGACATCGTAGCACCACTGCAAAAGCACTACGACCCAAGGCCATCCGAGGTCTACAGCCGGGCTGGCTTCCAACGAAGAGATCAACTGGAAGGAGAAACTGTGAGCGTCTACATAGCAGCGCTCAAGAAGCTTGCTGCCCACTGCAATTTTGGGACGCTGACCACAACAGCCACCAGGCAGGAAAGAGACACAGCTTCTTCTGCTAACACCACGATGCTTCCCTTGGACGTGATGTTACGTGACAGATTTGTGTGCGGACTGAGTGACGAGTCACTGCAGCAGCGCATGTTCGCTGAGAAGGATCTCACGTTCAACAAAGCTTGCGACATCGCCGTACGAGCGGAGAGCGCCGGTCACCAGTAGAGAGATTCGCCGGAACACCAAGCCGGTACACCAAAACAAGCAACCAGGTACGCAAACCTTCTGTTGTTGCAAAATTGGTAAAAAAAGCACAACGCTGCTGGCGGTGTGACGGCCTGCACAACCCCCAGGAATGCCGATTCCAGTCAGCCACGTGTAATTTTTGCCATAAGCGAGGGCATATCGAGAGCGCTTGCATTACGAAACGGAATCTTGTCAAGATAAAGTCGCCTTCCCAGCCTAATCACAGCGTCGACGCCTCAGAGAATACGCCGCCATCTGATGTCCAT is a window of Amblyomma americanum isolate KBUSLIRL-KWMA chromosome 4, ASM5285725v1, whole genome shotgun sequence DNA encoding:
- the LOC144128320 gene encoding alpha-tocopherol transfer protein-like — encoded protein: MSFDERHPSLLFFQDALPAKIKGIYVVNTPAIAEVAISFLQFFLPSKLKSRLHFTGGDLSELHGVIPSELIPKNCCGTQEDFDFHRQENSFLEKAGHFDNMRQCGYSRK